From Vibrio aerogenes, a single genomic window includes:
- a CDS encoding DUF2835 domain-containing protein, whose translation MQYYYFSLNISYHDYLSYYSGQAASVLVVTDNGLKLQLPAIRFRPFLTQLGLKGRYRLTTDKNHKFVSLESIR comes from the coding sequence ATGCAGTATTACTATTTTTCTTTAAATATTTCCTATCATGACTACCTTTCCTATTACTCAGGTCAGGCAGCTTCGGTTCTGGTGGTGACTGATAATGGTCTGAAACTTCAGTTACCGGCCATTCGCTTCCGTCCTTTTCTGACTCAACTTGGTTTAAAAGGACGATATCGTTTAACAACGGATAAAAATCATAAGTTTGTCAGCCTGGAATCTATAAGATAA
- the pepN gene encoding aminopeptidase N, whose translation MASELQAKYRKDYQSPSHTITDIDLTFYLHEEKTRVVAISQVRQLDSTNQLVLDGENLELASLHINDQAWTAFKVTDTGLELSALPDGEFELRVETMINPSTNTALEGLYISGQAYCTQCEAEGFRRITYYMDRPDVLARYTTTIVADREKYPYLLSNGNKIEEGVTEDGESWVRWQDPHPKPAYLFALVAGDFDMIQEQYKTKSGRMVTLEVFVDKGNRDRATHAMLSLINAMQWDEERFGLEYDLDVYMVVAVDFFNMGAMENKGLNIFNSKFVLANDQTATDYDYQAIESIIGHEYFHNWTGNRVTCRDWFQLSLKEGLTVFRDQEFSSDLGSRSVKRIQSVRLIRGPQFAEDASPMSHPIRPEKVIEMNNFYTLTVYEKGSEVIRMIHTLLGETNFQKGMQLYFERHDGTAATCEDFVSAMEDASGIDLKQFRLWYSQSGTPVLTVSGEYSEADKQFALHVSQHTSSTVDQEEKQALHIPLKMSLYDSEGNRIELRCNGEKVSDILNVTESEQTFIFENVFEKPVPSLLEEFSAPVKLFYDYSDEELIFLMVHAKNDFARWDAGQMLLGKYIRQNVEKVRDNQETTISEGVIQAFKDLLLDKSADPAFIAEMFALPNFNEVSEWFDEVDVDSITTVLKSMKVELATALKPELLSVYHQLKQSDYTIDHESIGQRALRNMCLSYLAFTDQGNELVQNQYQQALSMTDVIAAMTAANLAGLSCRESLMQDYSKQWKHDGLVMDKWFVLQGQNPSENALSMIYDSMEHEAFTMKNPNRIRSLIGAFLNYNPKRFHDKSGSGYQFAGKILQQLNTINPQVASRMVDPLLKFKRYDKDRQALMKKELEALLNMDNLAKDLYEKVTKALDI comes from the coding sequence ATGGCATCTGAGCTTCAAGCTAAATATCGTAAAGATTATCAATCGCCTTCTCATACCATCACAGATATTGATTTAACCTTTTATCTTCATGAAGAAAAAACACGGGTGGTTGCGATATCTCAGGTTCGTCAGCTGGACAGTACAAACCAATTAGTGCTGGATGGAGAAAACCTGGAGCTGGCGAGTTTACATATTAATGATCAGGCATGGACAGCGTTCAAAGTGACTGATACCGGGCTCGAACTTTCAGCTTTGCCAGATGGAGAATTTGAGCTTCGGGTCGAAACTATGATTAATCCGTCAACAAATACTGCTCTGGAAGGTTTATATATTTCAGGTCAGGCTTATTGTACCCAGTGTGAAGCTGAAGGGTTCAGACGGATCACTTACTACATGGACCGGCCCGATGTTCTGGCTCGTTATACAACCACGATTGTGGCTGACCGGGAAAAATATCCTTATCTGTTGAGTAACGGTAACAAAATCGAAGAAGGTGTAACGGAAGATGGAGAGTCATGGGTTCGCTGGCAGGATCCACATCCAAAACCCGCCTATCTTTTTGCGCTGGTCGCCGGTGACTTTGACATGATACAAGAACAATATAAAACGAAGTCAGGCCGTATGGTTACTTTGGAAGTTTTTGTTGATAAAGGAAACCGGGACAGAGCAACACATGCAATGCTTTCTCTGATCAATGCAATGCAATGGGATGAAGAGCGTTTTGGTCTGGAATACGATCTTGATGTTTATATGGTTGTTGCCGTCGACTTCTTTAATATGGGCGCGATGGAAAATAAAGGATTGAATATTTTCAATTCGAAGTTTGTTCTGGCGAACGATCAAACGGCAACTGATTATGATTATCAGGCGATTGAATCAATTATTGGCCATGAATATTTTCATAACTGGACGGGGAACCGGGTGACATGCCGCGACTGGTTTCAGTTGAGTTTGAAAGAAGGGTTGACGGTTTTTCGTGATCAGGAATTTTCATCTGATTTAGGCTCTCGTTCAGTGAAACGGATACAGAGTGTCAGATTGATTCGCGGACCTCAGTTTGCTGAAGATGCTTCACCAATGTCACATCCAATTCGTCCGGAAAAAGTGATTGAAATGAATAATTTCTATACTTTGACTGTGTATGAAAAAGGCAGTGAAGTGATTCGTATGATCCATACTTTACTGGGCGAGACTAATTTCCAGAAAGGGATGCAGCTTTACTTTGAGCGACATGACGGAACAGCTGCAACTTGTGAAGATTTTGTCTCTGCGATGGAAGATGCATCCGGCATTGACCTGAAACAATTCCGTTTATGGTATAGCCAGTCGGGAACGCCGGTTTTGACCGTTTCGGGTGAATATTCAGAAGCAGACAAGCAGTTTGCTTTGCATGTCAGCCAGCATACATCGTCGACAGTCGATCAGGAAGAAAAGCAGGCTTTGCATATTCCGCTTAAGATGTCACTTTATGACTCCGAGGGCAATCGTATTGAGTTACGTTGTAACGGTGAAAAAGTTTCTGATATTTTGAATGTGACTGAGTCAGAACAAACCTTTATTTTTGAAAATGTTTTTGAAAAACCTGTGCCTTCATTACTGGAAGAGTTTTCTGCACCGGTTAAGCTCTTTTATGATTATAGCGATGAAGAGTTAATTTTCCTGATGGTGCATGCCAAAAATGATTTTGCCCGTTGGGATGCTGGGCAGATGTTACTGGGTAAGTATATTCGCCAAAATGTCGAAAAAGTCCGGGATAATCAGGAGACGACAATCTCTGAAGGCGTGATTCAGGCATTTAAAGATCTGTTGCTGGATAAGAGTGCTGATCCTGCATTTATCGCTGAGATGTTTGCATTACCTAATTTTAATGAAGTTTCTGAATGGTTTGACGAAGTCGATGTTGACAGTATTACGACAGTTCTTAAATCAATGAAAGTTGAACTTGCAACAGCATTAAAACCAGAACTTCTTTCTGTATACCATCAGCTGAAACAATCTGATTACACAATTGACCATGAATCGATTGGGCAGCGAGCTCTGAGAAATATGTGTCTCTCTTATCTTGCATTTACAGATCAAGGCAACGAACTGGTACAAAATCAGTACCAGCAAGCGTTGAGTATGACAGATGTCATCGCTGCAATGACTGCTGCGAATCTCGCAGGACTGAGTTGTCGTGAATCATTGATGCAAGATTATAGCAAACAGTGGAAACATGATGGGTTAGTGATGGATAAATGGTTTGTTTTACAAGGGCAAAACCCTTCAGAAAATGCACTTTCAATGATTTATGATTCGATGGAACATGAAGCATTCACGATGAAAAACCCTAATCGTATCAGAAGCCTGATCGGTGCATTTTTGAATTATAATCCTAAACGATTCCATGATAAGTCTGGCTCCGGATATCAGTTTGCAGGAAAAATTTTGCAGCAACTGAATACGATTAATCCTCAGGTTGCTTCCCGCATGGTTGATCCATTACTGAAGTTTAAACGCTACGACAAAGACAGACAGGCTTTGATGAAAAAAGAGCTTGAAGCACTTTTGAATATGGATAATCTTGCAAAAGATTTATATGAAAAAGTAACCAAAGCTTTGGATATTTAA